One Pseudoalteromonas rubra genomic window, AGAAAGAACGTCGAAGTAAGTCGGGAAGGTTTTTGCGGTACAGCCAGGGTCATTAATGATCACGTCGACACCACCCACAGCTACCATAGAAAAACACATCGCAATACGGTGATCATTATAGGTATCGATCTCCGCCAGGTTGAAAGTCTCAGGCGGAGTAATTTCGATGAAATCATGCCCCTCTGTCACCTCTGCACCTACTTTTTTAAGCTCCGTTGCCATGGCATACAGGCGATCAGTTTCTTTAACACGCCAGTTGTAGATATTACGAATAACCGTTTTACCTTTTGCAAACAAAGCAACAGTTGCCAGTGTCATCGCGGCATCCGGAATGGCGTTGGCGTCAATATCAACCCCGTTTAGCTCACCCTTACGGACAACAAGCTTTTCATCATGCCAGTCAATATCGGCACCCACCTGCTCCATCACAGAAGCAAAACCAATGTCGCCCTGGACACTCTTACGTCCGACACCATTAATTTCAATCTCACCGCCCGCTATGGCTGCTGCGGCAATAAAATAGGAAGCCGATGAGGCATCACCTTCAACCATAATGCTGCCAGGGGAAACGTACCCTTGCTGACCTTTAACATGAAATACCTGATAGTTATCATGACTAACAGACACACCAAACTGCGCCATAACACCGAGTGTAATATCAATATAAGGCTTGGAAACCAACTCCCCTTTTATGCGGATTGTGCTGTCTTTAACAAACAAAGGGGCAGCCATCAGCAATGCGGTTAAAAACTGGCTTGATATACTGCCGTCAATTTCTACTTCGCCCCCCTCGATTGCGTCACCATTAATCTGTAACGGTGGATAGTCCTTATTTTTTAGATATTTAATATCTGCGCCCAACGCATGTAGCGCATCAACCAGATGGCCGATGGGTCGTTCTTCCATTCTGGGTTCGCCAATCAGGGTAAATTGACCCTGACTTGCTGCTAGTACTGCGGTTAGTGGTCTGAAAGCTGTACCAGCATTACCCAGAAACAACGCTTCCGATGGTGTTTTAAAGCGCCCACCTTGGCCATAAACATGGGCTGACGTTTTGTCTTCGTTCAACTCAACTTTTACGCCCATTTCTGCAAGCGCAAGTAACATATGGCGAATATCATCACTATCGAGCAAGTTATTCACTTGCGTAACACCATCGCACAACGCGGCCAGCAATAACACGCGATTCGACAAGCTTTTCGAGCCCGGCAGCGTGACACTGCCATTGATTTTATCTATGGCGCTTAATCTAAGCTGTTCCATTAGCTGTTCTCCTTGGCAAACTTATCCATGAAAGCTATCAATGCTTTAATGCCTTCAATGGGCATGGCATTGTAAATACTGGCACGCATGCCACCTACGAAGCGGTGACCTTCTAAAGCGATCAAGCCATTGTCCTCGGCTTGTGCCAAAAACTGCTCGTTAAGAGATTCATCGTGTAGCCAAAACGGTACGTTCATCAAAGAACGACAGTGTTTAGCCACCTTGTTGAGGTAGAATGAGGAACCATCTATGTAATCATATAAAAGCGCGGCTTTTTCTTTGTTATGTGCTTCCATAGCTTTAACGCCACCAATTGATTCAAGATACTTGAATACTTCAGCAGCCAGGTACCAGGCAAAAGTGGGTGGCGTGTTGTACATACTCTGCTGCTTTGCTTCAATAGCGTAATCAAGGATTGCAGGCCTTGGCAGTCCTTTACGCTCAAGCAATGTCTTACGTACAATCGCAATACTCAGGCCTGACGGACCGATATTCTTCTGTGCGCCCGCATAAATTAAATCAAAGTCATCCACGTTCATTTCGCGCGACAAAATGTTTGATGACATGTCCGCAACGATTGGCGCTGTTGGGTGCTTTGGCACATCAAACAACTCAATACCATCAATGGTTTCGTTAGGACAGTAGTGAATATATGCAGCATTTTCGGGTAAGTCCCACTGTGAGACAGGCAAGACATCAAAGGTGCCATTCTGATCCCGACGTATATCAATGGACTCAACTTGTGTGAACTTCTGGCCTTCTTTAGTCGCCCCGCAGGACCAAATACCGTTCTCGATGTATACACCGGGCACATCGTCCTGATGCAGGTTTAACGGGACTGCGGCAAAGTGGCCACGACCACCTCCGTGCATAAACAGGACCTCGAACTCATCCGAGATATTCATCAGACGGCGCAAGCTCGCCTCGCATTCTCGCGCTAGCTCTAAAAACGGCGCAGAGCGGTGACTGATCTCCATCACAGAGACCCCTAAATTTTGCCAGTTAATAAATTCCTGTTGGGCTTTTTTCATAACAGCAGGTGGCAACATCGCAGGTCCTGCACAAAAGTTATAAACGCTCATAGTTTCCTCATTCCAGTTTTTATACTGCACCAGGCAGTGTGCTTATTTATTTTTAACGGACACGCATTGTGTGATGTTGTGCGCCCAGAATATATGCGTCGGAGAATAAAAAAGCGGCCTAAGCCGCTTTTTTATATTGAACCAGATTACTCTGGTGCCTGTTCATCAGTGTCAGGCGTTTCAACAAGCTCTGCTTCCCCTTCCAGGGTGTCGTCAATTTCAATCTCTTCGATACGTTGTAAACCAACTACCTGCTCGTCGTCAACCGTTCTGATCAGGATAACACCCTGGGTGTTACGTCCAACCGTCGAGACCTCATTGACGCGGGTGCGAACCAGAGTACCACGATTAGAAATCAGCATGATCTCGTCGTTGTCCTGAACCTGTACTGCACCAACAACTCGACCGTTACGGTCTGTGACCTTGATTGAAACAACCCCTTGCGTTGCACGGCTC contains:
- the aroA gene encoding 3-phosphoshikimate 1-carboxyvinyltransferase, with the protein product MEQLRLSAIDKINGSVTLPGSKSLSNRVLLLAALCDGVTQVNNLLDSDDIRHMLLALAEMGVKVELNEDKTSAHVYGQGGRFKTPSEALFLGNAGTAFRPLTAVLAASQGQFTLIGEPRMEERPIGHLVDALHALGADIKYLKNKDYPPLQINGDAIEGGEVEIDGSISSQFLTALLMAAPLFVKDSTIRIKGELVSKPYIDITLGVMAQFGVSVSHDNYQVFHVKGQQGYVSPGSIMVEGDASSASYFIAAAAIAGGEIEINGVGRKSVQGDIGFASVMEQVGADIDWHDEKLVVRKGELNGVDIDANAIPDAAMTLATVALFAKGKTVIRNIYNWRVKETDRLYAMATELKKVGAEVTEGHDFIEITPPETFNLAEIDTYNDHRIAMCFSMVAVGGVDVIINDPGCTAKTFPTYFDVLSSVSQ
- the serC gene encoding 3-phosphoserine/phosphohydroxythreonine transaminase; translated protein: MSVYNFCAGPAMLPPAVMKKAQQEFINWQNLGVSVMEISHRSAPFLELARECEASLRRLMNISDEFEVLFMHGGGRGHFAAVPLNLHQDDVPGVYIENGIWSCGATKEGQKFTQVESIDIRRDQNGTFDVLPVSQWDLPENAAYIHYCPNETIDGIELFDVPKHPTAPIVADMSSNILSREMNVDDFDLIYAGAQKNIGPSGLSIAIVRKTLLERKGLPRPAILDYAIEAKQQSMYNTPPTFAWYLAAEVFKYLESIGGVKAMEAHNKEKAALLYDYIDGSSFYLNKVAKHCRSLMNVPFWLHDESLNEQFLAQAEDNGLIALEGHRFVGGMRASIYNAMPIEGIKALIAFMDKFAKENS